Proteins from one Xenopus tropicalis strain Nigerian chromosome 1, UCB_Xtro_10.0, whole genome shotgun sequence genomic window:
- the ubqln1 gene encoding ubiquilin-1: MSDPPSSSTPSSSDPARIIKVTVKTPKEKEEFAVPENSSIREFKEDISKRFKSSTEQLVLIFAGKILKDQDTLSQHGIHDGLTVHLVIKTQNRSQAATASQASSSSTSATNSTTSSSSTTTTTTTGTPLGLGGLGGLAGLSSLGMNASNFSELQSQMQQQLMSNPEMMVQIMENPFVQSMLSNPDLMSQLIMANPQMQQLIQRNPEISHMLNNPDIMRQTLELARNPAMMQEMMRNQDRALSNLESIPGGYNALRRMYTDIQEPMLNAAQEQFGGNPFASLVSNASNAGNQPSRTENRDPLPNPWAPPSSTAGSTSTGSTTGANSTGSSTTTTTSSTLPNLGAGMFNTPGMQSLMQQITENPQLMQNMLSAPYMRSMMQSLSQNPELAAQVMQNNPLFSGNPQLQEQMRQQLPFFLQQMQNPETLSAMSNPRAMQALLQIQQGLQTLATEAPSLMPRTNPPFGGLGSPNSSPASVPSSAPTENSSPLSGLSEPGHQQFIQQMLQALSGANPQNQNPNPEVRFQPQLEQLSAMGFLNREANLQALIATGGDINAAIERLLGSQPS; this comes from the exons ATGTCGGACCCCCCAAGTTCCTCCACCCCATCATCCTCGGACCCTGCCCGCATCATAAAAGTGACTGTAAAAACCCCCAAGGAGAAAGAGGAATTTGCCGTACCTGAAAATAGCAGCATCAGGGAG TTCAAGGAGGATATCTCCAAGCGCTTTAAATCCAGCACAGAACAACTTGTTTTAATATTTGCTGGAAAGATTTTAAAAGACCAGGACACCCTTAGCCAGCATGGAATCCATGATGGATTGACAGTTCACCTTGTCATCAAAACTCAAAACCG ATCACAGGCTGCAACGGCTTCTCAAGCAAGCAGCTCCAGCACATCCGCTACCAACTCTACAACATCAAGCAGTAGTACCACTACAACAACAACCACAGGCACTCCTCTTGGCTTAG GAGGTCTGGGTGGGCTAGCAGGGCTGAGCAGCCTGGGCATGAATGCATCCAACTTTTCTGAACTCCAAAGTCAGATGCAGCAGCAGCTTATGTCCAACCCAGAAATGATGGTTCAGATCATGGAGAATCCATTTGTTCAGAGTATGCTTTCTAATCCTGACCTCATGAGTCAATTGATAATGGCAAATCCACAAATGCAACAGTTAATCCAGCGGAATCCAGAAATAAGCCATATGCTTAATAACCCGGATATTATGCGGCAA acaTTAGAACTTGCTAGAAACCCAGCAATGATGCAAGAGATGATGAGGAACCAGGACAGAGCCCTGAGCAACTTAGAAAGTATCCCTGGTGGTTATAATGCCCTGAGAAGGATGTATACTGACATACAGGAACCCATGCTGAATGCTGCCCAAGAACAG TTCGGAGGCAATCCTTTTGCTTCTCTTGTAAGCAATGCATCAAATGCAGGCAACCAACCTTCTCGAACAGAAAATAGAGATCCTTTACCAAATCCATGGGCTCCTCCTTCTAGCACTGCAGGGTCTACATCCACTGGGAGCACTACAGGAGCAAacagcacaggcagcagtaccaCCACTACAACAAGCTCAACTCTACCTAATTTGGGAG ctggCATGTTTAATACTCCTGGCATGCAAAGCTTGATGCAACAGATAACAGAGAATCCTCAGCTGATGCAGAATATGTTGTCTGCACCATACATGAGAAGCATGATGCAGTCTCTTAGCCAGAACCCTGAACTCGCAGCTCAG GTCATGCAGAATAATCCTCTCTTTTCTGGAAATCCTCAACTGCAAGAACAGATGAGACAGCAGCTTCCATTTTTCCTTCAACAA ATGCAGAACCCTGAAACTTTATCAGCAATGTCAAATCCAAGAGCAATGCAGGCTTTGCTGCAGATCCAGCAAGGGTTGCAAACACTTGCTACTGAAGCACCATCTCTAATGCCAAG AACAAATCCACCTTTTGGTGGACTGGGGAGTCCTAATTCATCACCTGCAAGTGTTCCTTCCTCTGCGCCCACAGAAAATTCAAGTCCACTGTCAGGATTATCTGAACCAGGGCATCAGCAGTTTATTCAACAAATGCTGCAAGCCCTTTCTGGTGCTAATCCACAG AATCAGAATCCAAATCCAGAAGTTAGGTTTCAGCCACAGCTCGAACAACTAAGTGCGATGGGGTTTTTAAACAGAGAAGCTAACTTACAAGCTTTAATAGCCACTGGTGGAGACATCAACGCAGCTATTGAACGACTACTGGGCTCTCAACCATCATAG
- the mrps18c gene encoding 28S ribosomal protein S18c, mitochondrial isoform X1: MCEAFGELWQYCGKEITHCNKFTKICPSRWKILIKIPPRSASYVALLSTTKIHRCNQTFFVQQLLSQFISPHTGHIFGRHITGLCGRKQRAVSKAIKRAHIMGFMPVTYKDPAFLKDPKICEP, translated from the exons ATGTGCGAAGCTTTTGGGGAGCTTTGGCAG tACTGCGGCAAGGAAATCACACATTGCAACAAGTTCACGAAGATATG CCCCAGCAGATGGAAAATCCTTATAAAGATCCCCCCAAGAAGTGCATCTTATGTGGCGTTACTGTCGACTACAAAAATACACAG gtGTAACCAGACTTTCTTTGTTCAACAGCTGTTGTCTCAGTTTATTTCACCTCACACTGGTCACATCTTTGGCAGACACATAACAG GGTTGTGTGGAAGGAAACAAAGAGCAGTCTCAAAAGCCATTAAAAGAGCGCATATTATGG gaTTTATGCCTGTCACATACAAAGACCCTGCATTCCTTAAGGACCCCAAAATCTGTGAACCCTAA
- the gkap1 gene encoding G kinase-anchoring protein 1, with protein sequence MASAVVSMVPTTASRFALLQVDSSSDSDSEKARGAHATGKARSGSAAKGKSKGNEKKKEKRRKKKEQQQSEANELRNLAFKKIPSKPSQGIGGALQEHSTHNVPKEYQEDDWQQWQQRDEQLTSDMFEADLEKALMLSKLEYEESKDNGNEVNGVPQSKKVNKKDKRRNNQGKDKPLTVPLKDFQLEDQQAKKQEELKSPAMPQDRGFFNKLEEDVTKIILKEKRKEHSSDVTESFSTPDYSMEPALKDGKTEVLKQEIEKKEAELKQMKSIISQWEAKYREVKARNSQLLKMLQEGEMKDKAEILLQVDELLSIKNELTLQVTTLHAALEQERSKVKVLQAEQVKYQGGKKSKKNPESEHGR encoded by the exons ATGGCATCAGCTGTTGTAAGCATGGTTCCTACTACTGCTTCCCGGTTTGCACTGTTACAAGTAGACAGCAGTAGTGACTCTGACTCTGAGAAGGCTAGAGGAGCTCATGCTACAGGTAAAGCCCGTTCTGGGTCAGCTGCAAAGGGAAAGTCCAAaggtaatgagaaaaaaaaagaaaagaggaggAAAAAGAAGGAGCAACAGCAAAGTGAGGCAAATGAG TTGAGAAACCTTGCTTTCAAAAAGATTCCTTCAAAGCCCTCACAAGGCATTGGTGGAGCACTGCAAGAGCATTCAACACATAATGTACCAAAAGAATATCAGGAAGATGACTGGCAGCAATGGCAACAAAGGGATGAGCAg CTGACATCGGATATGTTTGAAGCAGATCTTGAGAAGGCTTTAATGTTAAGTAAACTAGAATATGAGGAATCAAAG gATAATGGTAATGAAGTTAATGGAGTACCTCAAtcaaaaaaagtgaataaaaaagataaaagaagAAATAACCAAGGGAAGGACAAGCCCCTGACAGTGCCGTTAAAAGACTTTCAGTTAGAAG ATCAACAAGCAAAAAAACAAGAG GAGTTAAAATCGCCAGCCATGCCCCAAGACCGTGGTTTTTTCAATAAACTAGAAGAAGATGTTACCAAAATAATcctaaaggagaaaaggaaagagcATAGCAGTGATGTAACTGAAAGTTTTTCCACACCTGACTACAGCATG GAACCAGCTCTTAAAGATGGTAAAACAGAAGTGTTAAAGCaggaaatagaaaagaaagaagcagaattaaaacaaatgaaaagcaTAATTTCTCAGTGGGag GCAAAGTACAGAGAAGTAAAAGCAAGAAATTCCCAACTTCTGAAAATGCTGCaagaaggagaaa TGAAAGACAAGGCAGAAATATTGCTTCAGGTGGATGAATTGCTgtctataaaaaatgaattaactCTGCAG GTAACTACACTTCATGCTGCATTAGAACAAGAACGATCTAAAGTGAAGGTTTTGCAAGCAGAACAAGTGAAATATCAG GgtgggaaaaaaagtaaaaagaaccCAGAATCAGAACATGGACGGTGA
- the mrps18c gene encoding 28S ribosomal protein S18c, mitochondrial, producing the protein MALLRAMNSLGSRHVTSDVRSFWGALAVLRQGNHTLQQVHEDMPQQMENPYKDPPKKCILCGVTVDYKNTQLLSQFISPHTGHIFGRHITGLCGRKQRAVSKAIKRAHIMGFMPVTYKDPAFLKDPKICEP; encoded by the exons ATGGCGCTGCTCAGGGCAATGAACAGCCTGGGAAGTAGGCATGTAACCTCGGATGTGCGAAGCTTTTGGGGAGCTTTGGCAG tACTGCGGCAAGGAAATCACACATTGCAACAAGTTCACGAAGATATG CCCCAGCAGATGGAAAATCCTTATAAAGATCCCCCCAAGAAGTGCATCTTATGTGGCGTTACTGTCGACTACAAAAATACACAG CTGTTGTCTCAGTTTATTTCACCTCACACTGGTCACATCTTTGGCAGACACATAACAG GGTTGTGTGGAAGGAAACAAAGAGCAGTCTCAAAAGCCATTAAAAGAGCGCATATTATGG gaTTTATGCCTGTCACATACAAAGACCCTGCATTCCTTAAGGACCCCAAAATCTGTGAACCCTAA
- the ubqln1 gene encoding ubiquilin-1 isoform X1 has translation MSDPPSSSTPSSSDPARIIKVTVKTPKEKEEFAVPENSSIREFKEDISKRFKSSTEQLVLIFAGKILKDQDTLSQHGIHDGLTVHLVIKTQNRSQAATASQASSSSTSATNSTTSSSSTTTTTTTGTPLGLGGLGGLAGLSSLGMNASNFSELQSQMQQQLMSNPEMMVQIMENPFVQSMLSNPDLMSQLIMANPQMQQLIQRNPEISHMLNNPDIMRQTLELARNPAMMQEMMRNQDRALSNLESIPGGYNALRRMYTDIQEPMLNAAQEQFGGNPFASLVSNASNAGNQPSRTENRDPLPNPWAPPSSTAGSTSTGSTTGANSTGSSTTTTTSSTLPNLGAGMFNTPGMQSLMQQITENPQLMQNMLSAPYMRSMMQSLSQNPELAAQVMQNNPLFSGNPQLQEQMRQQLPFFLQQMQNPETLSAMSNPRAMQALLQIQQGLQTLATEAPSLMPRTNPPFGGLGSPNSSPASVPSSAPTENSSPLSGLSEPGHQQFIQQMLQALSGANPQNPNPEVRFQPQLEQLSAMGFLNREANLQALIATGGDINAAIERLLGSQPS, from the exons ATGTCGGACCCCCCAAGTTCCTCCACCCCATCATCCTCGGACCCTGCCCGCATCATAAAAGTGACTGTAAAAACCCCCAAGGAGAAAGAGGAATTTGCCGTACCTGAAAATAGCAGCATCAGGGAG TTCAAGGAGGATATCTCCAAGCGCTTTAAATCCAGCACAGAACAACTTGTTTTAATATTTGCTGGAAAGATTTTAAAAGACCAGGACACCCTTAGCCAGCATGGAATCCATGATGGATTGACAGTTCACCTTGTCATCAAAACTCAAAACCG ATCACAGGCTGCAACGGCTTCTCAAGCAAGCAGCTCCAGCACATCCGCTACCAACTCTACAACATCAAGCAGTAGTACCACTACAACAACAACCACAGGCACTCCTCTTGGCTTAG GAGGTCTGGGTGGGCTAGCAGGGCTGAGCAGCCTGGGCATGAATGCATCCAACTTTTCTGAACTCCAAAGTCAGATGCAGCAGCAGCTTATGTCCAACCCAGAAATGATGGTTCAGATCATGGAGAATCCATTTGTTCAGAGTATGCTTTCTAATCCTGACCTCATGAGTCAATTGATAATGGCAAATCCACAAATGCAACAGTTAATCCAGCGGAATCCAGAAATAAGCCATATGCTTAATAACCCGGATATTATGCGGCAA acaTTAGAACTTGCTAGAAACCCAGCAATGATGCAAGAGATGATGAGGAACCAGGACAGAGCCCTGAGCAACTTAGAAAGTATCCCTGGTGGTTATAATGCCCTGAGAAGGATGTATACTGACATACAGGAACCCATGCTGAATGCTGCCCAAGAACAG TTCGGAGGCAATCCTTTTGCTTCTCTTGTAAGCAATGCATCAAATGCAGGCAACCAACCTTCTCGAACAGAAAATAGAGATCCTTTACCAAATCCATGGGCTCCTCCTTCTAGCACTGCAGGGTCTACATCCACTGGGAGCACTACAGGAGCAAacagcacaggcagcagtaccaCCACTACAACAAGCTCAACTCTACCTAATTTGGGAG ctggCATGTTTAATACTCCTGGCATGCAAAGCTTGATGCAACAGATAACAGAGAATCCTCAGCTGATGCAGAATATGTTGTCTGCACCATACATGAGAAGCATGATGCAGTCTCTTAGCCAGAACCCTGAACTCGCAGCTCAG GTCATGCAGAATAATCCTCTCTTTTCTGGAAATCCTCAACTGCAAGAACAGATGAGACAGCAGCTTCCATTTTTCCTTCAACAA ATGCAGAACCCTGAAACTTTATCAGCAATGTCAAATCCAAGAGCAATGCAGGCTTTGCTGCAGATCCAGCAAGGGTTGCAAACACTTGCTACTGAAGCACCATCTCTAATGCCAAG AACAAATCCACCTTTTGGTGGACTGGGGAGTCCTAATTCATCACCTGCAAGTGTTCCTTCCTCTGCGCCCACAGAAAATTCAAGTCCACTGTCAGGATTATCTGAACCAGGGCATCAGCAGTTTATTCAACAAATGCTGCAAGCCCTTTCTGGTGCTAATCCACAG AATCCAAATCCAGAAGTTAGGTTTCAGCCACAGCTCGAACAACTAAGTGCGATGGGGTTTTTAAACAGAGAAGCTAACTTACAAGCTTTAATAGCCACTGGTGGAGACATCAACGCAGCTATTGAACGACTACTGGGCTCTCAACCATCATAG